The following proteins are co-located in the Desulfatibacillum aliphaticivorans DSM 15576 genome:
- a CDS encoding GNAT family N-acetyltransferase, with protein sequence MNRIPKFVKGNKIYLREVRESDVNENYYRWMNDYEITRFLEVRYVPHSLEQIAAYVRSLDGNRDEIFLAICDQENDRHIGNIKLGPINWIHGFGDISLVIGEKGYWGKGIGAEAISLVSAYAFNVLNLNKVKAGCYADNKGSEKAFIKAGFSREGVLKSQWRMEGGFQDEILLGLWVRDWIAMQNPNAGCCHV encoded by the coding sequence ATGAACCGCATACCCAAGTTCGTTAAAGGAAACAAAATTTATCTGCGCGAAGTCCGGGAGTCGGACGTAAACGAAAACTATTACAGGTGGATGAACGACTACGAGATCACGCGGTTTTTGGAGGTTCGGTACGTTCCTCACTCCTTGGAGCAGATTGCGGCTTATGTGCGCTCCCTGGACGGCAACCGGGATGAAATTTTCCTGGCCATTTGCGACCAGGAGAACGACCGTCACATAGGCAACATCAAGCTGGGGCCCATCAACTGGATACACGGGTTCGGCGACATCAGCCTGGTCATCGGCGAAAAAGGCTATTGGGGCAAAGGCATTGGCGCGGAAGCCATTTCACTCGTTTCCGCCTACGCTTTCAACGTCCTGAACCTGAACAAGGTCAAGGCAGGCTGTTACGCGGACAACAAAGGATCGGAAAAAGCCTTTATTAAGGCGGGGTTCTCCCGCGAAGGCGTTCTTAAAAGCCAATGGCGCATGGAAGGCGGGTTTCAGGACGAAATCCTTCTGGGCTTGTGGGTGCGGGACTGGATAGCCATGCAAAACCCCAATGCAGGTTGCTGCCATGTCTGA
- a CDS encoding DUF4910 domain-containing protein yields MSDQYKFDFKPSFDLAMRGGDWSHDSEVCKVMEICRDLHMLDRTLVSDDYDKALDYLGNVMPMKVHAVESGTEVFTWTIPKKWVVREAYIKDASGEKIADFSRHPLHLASYSAPFKGTLSKEDLLQHVTTNPDRPAAIPYAYHYYKADWSFCLPHKVVKDLGEGPFEVVVDTALELGAMKVGEWVVPGNSPDSILFSAHLCHPGQVNDGLAGVALGLVLMQWLAQQPNLHYTYRLIAHPENIGSLCYFYKNPALIPVIKGAVFLEMVGNKNHFKIQRSRQGDSFVDQLMELAVVEVRKPYGVGPFRKVICNDEININGPGINIPCISLTRWPYPEYHTSDDSPDIISMEMIKETLDVCKRFIKMTESNWRPVRKYTGNLFLSKYDLYEDLNKDDTIEQILLAFEGDKTVLEISRDLGLSFDRTADHARRFHEKGLVDLNYGHGDEQACRCGDLSKTALNWGSIFHNGDKGSQGEENG; encoded by the coding sequence ATGTCTGATCAATATAAATTCGATTTTAAGCCTTCCTTTGACTTGGCCATGAGGGGAGGGGACTGGTCCCACGACTCCGAGGTTTGCAAGGTCATGGAAATCTGCCGGGATCTCCATATGCTTGATCGAACCCTTGTTTCCGACGACTACGACAAGGCATTGGATTACTTGGGGAATGTCATGCCCATGAAGGTCCACGCCGTAGAGAGCGGAACCGAGGTTTTCACCTGGACCATTCCCAAAAAATGGGTGGTGCGGGAGGCGTATATAAAGGATGCTTCGGGCGAAAAAATCGCCGACTTCTCCCGCCATCCCCTGCATCTGGCTTCCTATTCAGCGCCGTTCAAAGGAACCCTGAGCAAGGAGGATTTGCTTCAGCATGTGACGACAAATCCGGATCGTCCCGCAGCCATTCCTTACGCGTATCATTATTATAAGGCGGACTGGAGCTTTTGCCTGCCTCATAAGGTTGTCAAGGACCTGGGCGAGGGTCCGTTTGAAGTGGTTGTGGATACGGCTCTGGAGCTCGGCGCCATGAAGGTTGGCGAATGGGTTGTTCCCGGAAACTCCCCCGATTCCATTTTGTTCTCAGCCCATCTATGCCACCCCGGTCAGGTGAACGACGGGCTGGCGGGCGTCGCCTTAGGCCTGGTGCTCATGCAATGGCTGGCGCAACAGCCCAACCTCCATTACACGTACCGTTTGATCGCCCATCCCGAGAACATCGGCTCCCTGTGCTATTTTTACAAAAACCCGGCTTTGATTCCCGTCATCAAAGGGGCGGTTTTTCTCGAAATGGTGGGGAACAAAAATCATTTTAAAATTCAGCGCTCCCGCCAGGGGGATTCCTTTGTGGACCAGCTCATGGAACTGGCCGTGGTAGAGGTCAGGAAGCCTTACGGCGTGGGGCCGTTCCGCAAGGTCATCTGCAATGACGAAATAAACATCAACGGTCCGGGCATAAACATCCCCTGCATTTCCCTCACCCGGTGGCCGTATCCGGAATATCACACCAGCGACGACTCGCCGGACATCATCAGCATGGAGATGATCAAGGAAACCCTGGACGTGTGCAAACGCTTCATCAAAATGACGGAGTCCAATTGGCGACCCGTGCGCAAGTACACGGGCAACCTCTTTTTATCAAAATACGATTTGTACGAAGACCTGAACAAGGACGACACCATCGAACAGATTCTGCTGGCTTTCGAAGGCGATAAAACAGTCCTGGAGATCAGCCGGGACCTGGGCCTGAGTTTCGACCGCACGGCCGATCACGCCCGCCGTTTTCATGAAAAAGGGCTGGTTGATCTAAATTACGGCCATGGGGATGAACAGGCCTGTCGCTGCGGCGATCTTTCCAAAACCGCATTAAATTGGGGAAGCATATTTCATAACGGCGACAAGGGCTCCCAAGGAGAGGAAAATGGATAA
- a CDS encoding GNAT family N-acetyltransferase produces the protein MDNAPVIMRLGGYGLRKLMPEDANARYLGWISDPEVNAFLTVGKFPCTLEDLSEYVSRFHGSISGAAFAIVNQEDRNKHIGNVTLNAINWISGTADIGLMIGSKKHARPACAHAVLSLIVPYAFDVLGLRRLYMGVLEGNIACLEGARRLQMKEEGRWREQSLVYGEYQDEIWFGVLKSDRDSLNFWRQP, from the coding sequence ATGGATAACGCACCCGTCATAATGCGCCTGGGCGGATATGGGCTGAGAAAACTGATGCCGGAAGATGCCAACGCACGATATCTTGGATGGATTTCCGATCCCGAGGTAAACGCCTTTCTTACGGTGGGTAAATTCCCCTGCACTCTGGAGGACTTGTCCGAGTACGTCTCCCGCTTCCATGGCTCCATTTCCGGCGCGGCCTTCGCCATTGTTAATCAGGAAGATCGGAACAAGCACATCGGCAATGTCACCCTGAACGCCATCAATTGGATCAGCGGTACGGCGGACATCGGCCTGATGATCGGCTCCAAGAAGCACGCCCGCCCCGCCTGCGCCCACGCGGTCCTTTCTCTTATTGTGCCCTACGCCTTTGACGTCTTGGGCCTTCGGCGTTTGTACATGGGCGTTTTGGAAGGCAACATCGCATGCCTGGAGGGCGCCCGGCGCCTCCAGATGAAGGAGGAAGGCCGCTGGCGGGAGCAATCCCTGGTTTATGGAGAGTATCAGGACGAAATCTGGTTCGGGGTTTTAAAATCCGATAGGGACTCCCTGAATTTTTGGAGACAGCCATGA
- the hisF gene encoding imidazole glycerol phosphate synthase subunit HisF: MLKKRLIPKLQMRAASFGKTKRMVLVTTVGFGPSTEIGDPVSQAKIYQAQAADELVFLDLDASIEHRDALTDIIAKAAEEIFMPITVGGGVRSVEDCRRLLNHGADKVSINTGAVEIPELINQGSDMFGAQCTVVSIDYKKHPNGAYEVFTRGGKSSTGLDPVAWAVEAQHRGAGEILLTSIDRDGTRKGLDLELTAKVAGAVDIPVITSGGCGLASHFVDGFLVGKAHAVSAGTYFCFKDENPMQTRSRISNAGIPIRLHT; encoded by the coding sequence ATGCTCAAGAAACGCCTCATACCCAAGCTGCAAATGCGGGCGGCCAGTTTTGGCAAGACCAAGCGTATGGTGCTGGTCACGACCGTTGGGTTCGGCCCCAGCACGGAGATCGGCGATCCCGTGTCTCAGGCCAAGATCTATCAGGCTCAGGCGGCGGACGAACTCGTCTTTCTGGACCTTGACGCTTCCATCGAACACCGTGACGCCCTTACGGACATCATCGCCAAGGCCGCCGAAGAAATCTTCATGCCCATCACCGTGGGCGGCGGTGTGCGCTCCGTGGAAGACTGCCGCAGGCTGCTCAACCATGGCGCGGACAAGGTCAGCATCAACACCGGCGCCGTGGAAATTCCCGAGCTTATCAACCAGGGCTCGGACATGTTCGGCGCCCAGTGCACCGTCGTTTCCATTGATTATAAAAAGCATCCGAACGGAGCTTACGAGGTTTTCACCCGGGGCGGCAAGTCTTCCACGGGCCTGGATCCCGTCGCCTGGGCGGTTGAAGCTCAACACCGCGGAGCGGGCGAAATTTTGCTTACGTCCATCGACAGGGACGGAACCCGCAAAGGCCTGGACCTGGAACTTACGGCCAAAGTCGCCGGGGCCGTGGACATTCCGGTAATTACCTCGGGCGGCTGCGGCCTTGCCAGTCATTTTGTGGACGGCTTTCTTGTGGGCAAGGCGCATGCGGTTTCCGCAGGCACGTATTTTTGCTTTAAAGACGAAAATCCCATGCAAACCCGCTCCCGGATCAGCAACGCCGGCATACCCATCCGGCTGCATACGTGA